A window from Microcoleus sp. bin38.metabat.b11b12b14.051 encodes these proteins:
- a CDS encoding CHAT domain-containing protein → MQHQSQQHRQKHATQKKLKTAIFYWLTAIFFCWSSANLATIAQKPDPGGLNGQEMRNLLDRGNLTEAVSRIEKDWEEDYQTYLQQDFATREKTAQAISKTLSRLAVQTKKKPALIYAIPRTDQLELILILPDRPPILRSVPSAKQQILLAAVKELSSEITNQVKINTTSYLEPAQKLYQWIISPLEIDLQLAKIETLLFCVGEGLRTVPLAAMHDGKQFLIQKYSMARIPAFKLTDINYADLKNSQVLAMGAAIFSETANKEPLPAVPLELSAIARQWPGQSFVNEDFTIVNLQSQRLQQRYGIIHLATHAEFRPGSADNSYIQFWDTQLKFSQMKDLKWNNPPLELLVLSACRTALGDREAELGFAGLALQSGAKSALASLWYVSDAGTLALMTEFYQQLKVSKPQAPPMIKAEAMRQAQIAAIEGKLTIENRQLRTSRGETSLPPSIPKLDSKDLSHPYYWAAFSMIGSPW, encoded by the coding sequence ATGCAGCACCAATCTCAGCAGCACCGCCAAAAACACGCGACTCAGAAAAAACTTAAAACAGCTATTTTTTACTGGTTGACAGCAATATTTTTCTGCTGGAGTTCCGCGAACCTCGCGACAATTGCCCAAAAACCAGACCCAGGCGGACTGAACGGGCAAGAAATGAGAAATTTGCTCGATCGCGGAAACCTCACCGAAGCCGTCAGCAGAATCGAAAAAGACTGGGAAGAAGACTATCAAACATACTTGCAACAAGACTTTGCCACCCGGGAAAAAACCGCCCAAGCAATATCAAAAACTCTCTCGCGCCTAGCAGTTCAAACCAAGAAAAAACCAGCTTTAATTTACGCCATCCCGCGTACAGATCAACTAGAACTAATTTTAATCTTGCCCGATCGCCCGCCCATACTCCGCAGCGTTCCGTCAGCCAAACAACAGATACTGCTGGCAGCAGTCAAAGAATTAAGCAGCGAAATCACCAACCAAGTAAAAATCAACACCACCAGCTATCTCGAACCAGCCCAAAAACTTTATCAATGGATAATTTCACCCCTAGAAATCGATTTGCAACTCGCAAAAATTGAAACATTGCTGTTCTGCGTCGGCGAAGGTTTGCGAACCGTACCCCTAGCAGCAATGCACGACGGAAAGCAATTTCTGATCCAAAAATATAGCATGGCGCGGATTCCGGCATTCAAGCTGACAGACATCAATTATGCCGATCTCAAAAACTCCCAGGTATTAGCAATGGGAGCAGCAATTTTCTCGGAAACGGCGAACAAAGAACCGCTCCCGGCAGTCCCGTTAGAATTAAGTGCGATCGCCCGACAGTGGCCCGGCCAATCCTTTGTCAACGAAGATTTTACCATCGTCAACTTGCAATCGCAGCGACTGCAACAAAGATACGGCATCATCCACCTCGCCACCCACGCGGAATTCCGCCCGGGATCTGCTGATAACTCCTACATTCAATTTTGGGATACGCAACTCAAATTTTCTCAAATGAAAGATTTGAAATGGAACAATCCGCCGCTGGAACTGTTAGTATTGAGCGCCTGTAGAACAGCTTTGGGAGACAGAGAAGCGGAACTCGGATTTGCCGGTTTAGCGCTGCAATCGGGAGCAAAATCTGCCCTCGCCAGCTTGTGGTATGTGTCAGATGCAGGGACTCTGGCGCTGATGACTGAGTTTTATCAGCAGTTAAAAGTCAGCAAACCTCAAGCTCCTCCAATGATTAAAGCTGAAGCTATGCGACAAGCACAAATTGCGGCGATCGAAGGTAAACTCACCATCGAAAATCGGCAATTGCGAACTTCTCGGGGCGAAACTTCTTTACCTCCCTCTATTCCCAAACTCGACAGCAAAGATTTATCGCATCCTTATTATTGGGCTGCTTTTAGTATGATTGGCAGTCCTTGGTAA
- a CDS encoding glycosyltransferase family 39 protein, with protein MTSSKSKFRLLVLALLLLGLFFRFVNIDKKFYWYDEVFTSLRISGYTQTEVLQEITSSQLVASPDLMKYQRSNSTKNWGDTVKSLAIEEPQLPPLYFLAVKCWAKVFGDSPFSTRSFSVWMSLLAFPGVYWLCRELFAAPQVAEIAVGLIAVSPLYVLYAQEARPYSLWPALILLACASLLRAMRLQTNLSWAIYAAATILGIYTHLFSVLVAIGHGFYVLVTQGFRFNKKVFNYLIATSFSLLAFVPWLVILLTNKKAAAGATIWAELETSRLSLVNNWAGNVGRIFWDFGLTSSAPSIYLIALAAATLILVGIVGYAIYFLCSETSKEVWLFVLVLVAVTALAVMLPDVILGGIRSTKPRYLFPTYLGMQIAVAYLLATKISAPGVPAGQRHVWKVLTVVLLTGSVLSDAVSCQAESWWTKEWGRENPAIAREIDRATKPLVVSEISEVSLGNILSMSHLLAPKVVLQLVLLDAPARRQAQLLEAPTIPKIPSGFSDVFVYGRSQNFSAKLAKKQNSKIELLSKQNTQTLWVGKLVKE; from the coding sequence ATGACTTCGAGCAAAAGCAAATTTCGGCTACTTGTATTGGCATTATTGCTATTAGGATTATTTTTTCGCTTTGTCAATATAGACAAGAAATTTTATTGGTACGACGAAGTATTTACTTCGCTGCGGATTTCGGGATATACGCAAACGGAAGTGCTGCAAGAAATTACCAGCAGCCAGTTAGTAGCATCCCCAGATTTGATGAAATATCAACGCTCCAATTCGACCAAAAATTGGGGCGATACAGTTAAAAGTTTGGCAATTGAAGAACCTCAACTGCCACCGCTGTATTTTTTGGCAGTCAAGTGTTGGGCAAAAGTATTCGGTGATTCTCCTTTTTCGACCAGAAGTTTCTCTGTTTGGATGAGTTTGTTAGCGTTTCCCGGTGTCTATTGGCTGTGCCGAGAATTGTTTGCAGCGCCGCAAGTGGCAGAGATAGCCGTGGGATTGATAGCCGTTTCTCCGTTGTACGTGCTCTACGCTCAAGAAGCCCGTCCTTACAGTTTGTGGCCGGCGCTGATTTTGCTTGCTTGTGCGTCTCTGCTGCGAGCAATGCGGCTGCAAACTAACCTGAGTTGGGCTATTTACGCAGCAGCAACTATTTTGGGAATTTACACTCACTTGTTTAGCGTGTTGGTTGCGATCGGACACGGATTTTATGTATTGGTAACTCAAGGTTTTAGGTTTAACAAGAAAGTCTTTAATTACTTGATAGCTACATCTTTTTCTCTACTAGCTTTTGTACCTTGGTTGGTAATTTTATTGACTAATAAAAAGGCAGCAGCAGGGGCGACTATTTGGGCCGAGTTAGAAACGAGCAGGCTATCTTTAGTTAACAATTGGGCGGGAAATGTCGGTCGCATTTTTTGGGATTTTGGGCTAACTTCTAGTGCGCCGTCAATATACTTGATCGCCTTGGCTGCTGCTACTTTAATTTTAGTGGGAATCGTAGGGTATGCAATTTATTTTCTGTGCTCGGAGACGAGCAAAGAGGTTTGGCTGTTTGTGTTGGTGCTGGTGGCGGTGACAGCATTGGCGGTGATGTTGCCGGATGTTATATTGGGAGGAATCCGATCGACTAAACCTCGCTATCTATTTCCGACTTATTTGGGGATGCAAATAGCTGTTGCTTACCTGTTAGCGACTAAAATTAGCGCGCCCGGGGTGCCGGCGGGCCAACGGCACGTCTGGAAAGTTCTGACGGTTGTATTGTTAACTGGATCTGTGCTGTCGGATGCTGTTAGTTGTCAAGCTGAGAGTTGGTGGACTAAGGAATGGGGCCGGGAAAATCCCGCAATTGCTCGCGAAATCGATCGCGCTACCAAGCCGCTGGTTGTCAGTGAAATCTCGGAAGTCAGTCTGGGAAATATACTGTCAATGAGTCATTTGTTAGCACCAAAAGTTGTGCTGCAATTGGTGTTGCTCGACGCGCCAGCGCGCCGTCAAGCTCAGTTGCTTGAGGCGCCAACTATACCCAAGATTCCCAGCGGTTTTAGTGATGTTTTTGTTTACGGGCGATCGCAGAATTTTAGTGCTAAGCTGGCGAAAAAGCAGAATTCAAAAATAGAGCTGCTGTCAAAACAAAACACCCAAACGCTGTGGGTGGGAAAGTTAGTCAAAGAGTGA
- a CDS encoding CHASE2 domain-containing protein: protein MDKLILLKLDGNCEEGFRCTVQIWKNNQFPLIDCTASQKLPPNPQIAAFEEEHWREYRILGADSRHRPQKLVNLIYPFLHETAPKTAVKSDIKGWYFRIKPGRISNRNPVQDCKDSGKQLAKMLNNWLDAPEFAEVERLIGDNLNPDEEARVLICTDDKHLHKLPWNLWDLFKRFPKAEHSLSKFNYITRESPQKPVRKSKVRILAILGNSAGIDVTKDRKILENLSRDAEVKFLVEPQPDEINEELWDQCWDIIFFAGHGDTQDDIGKIYINKSDFLTINELWCGLRKAVDKGLQLAIFNCCDGLGLARNLHDFQMIPQMILMREFVPDVVAQEFLKCFLKEFVNGKSLYAAAGEARRRLESKEKNFPCASWLPVIWQHPTAVPAVWNDFLLPDAPVAAPDVPAVPAPKKPQVKGFSRLKPLVLASLGCTFAVMQTRSLGVMQPWELSMLDRLLSQRQAEPIDKRLLVVEVTDKDVEKYGYPQNDATLAGAMEKLQQFQPLVIGLNMHRSASRESGRQKLISMFQNNPNNITICSYGDTKIYDAPPELSQGKLINQLSFSNLPNDEARHEKGSSIRRQPLSYNWNFPNLTENCQAPNSFSLLLALRFLESRGIAPETTQNQELRIGGVTFPKLAARTAGYQNLNSPVSQVLLNYRANRKPALKVTLQEVLSGQISSDLVKGKIVLIGHTSQASSDESDTLFGKMPRVWIHAHMVSQILSAAIDKRPLLWVLPQSQGIQWGDAIFVWLVAVTGGLLVGRGRSLSVLAIALGAMIFLLYQGAIVILAFGGWMPLLPSIFAVVSTGGMLFAYDRSRFEG, encoded by the coding sequence ATGGATAAGTTAATTTTACTCAAGTTAGACGGAAATTGCGAAGAAGGTTTTCGCTGTACAGTCCAAATTTGGAAAAACAATCAATTTCCGTTGATTGATTGTACCGCCAGCCAAAAATTGCCTCCCAACCCCCAAATAGCGGCTTTTGAGGAAGAACATTGGCGAGAATATCGCATTTTGGGCGCGGATTCCCGCCACCGCCCGCAAAAATTAGTTAATTTAATTTACCCGTTTTTGCACGAAACTGCACCCAAAACTGCTGTCAAATCTGATATTAAAGGATGGTATTTTCGGATTAAACCTGGCCGGATTAGCAACAGAAATCCTGTGCAAGATTGCAAAGACTCCGGCAAACAACTCGCGAAGATGCTGAATAATTGGCTGGATGCTCCTGAGTTTGCGGAAGTGGAGAGGCTGATTGGCGATAATTTAAATCCTGATGAAGAAGCGAGGGTGCTGATTTGTACCGATGACAAGCACTTGCACAAGCTGCCTTGGAATCTGTGGGATTTGTTTAAAAGATTTCCGAAGGCAGAACATTCGCTGAGTAAATTCAACTATATAACTAGGGAAAGTCCGCAAAAACCAGTCCGCAAGTCTAAGGTGAGGATTTTAGCGATTCTGGGAAACAGCGCTGGGATTGATGTCACGAAGGATCGGAAAATTTTAGAGAATTTGTCTCGCGATGCTGAGGTGAAGTTTTTAGTTGAACCGCAACCGGACGAAATTAACGAGGAACTTTGGGATCAATGTTGGGATATAATATTTTTTGCAGGCCACGGGGACACTCAAGATGATATTGGAAAAATTTATATTAACAAAAGTGATTTTTTAACAATTAATGAGTTGTGGTGCGGCTTGAGAAAAGCTGTGGATAAGGGTTTGCAACTGGCAATTTTTAATTGCTGCGATGGGTTGGGCTTGGCCAGAAATTTACATGATTTTCAGATGATTCCGCAAATGATTTTAATGCGGGAGTTTGTGCCGGATGTGGTAGCTCAGGAATTTTTAAAGTGTTTTCTGAAAGAGTTTGTAAATGGCAAATCTCTGTATGCAGCAGCGGGGGAAGCGCGGCGCAGGTTGGAGAGTAAGGAAAAGAATTTTCCCTGTGCTAGTTGGTTGCCTGTAATTTGGCAGCATCCGACAGCGGTGCCGGCGGTTTGGAACGATTTTTTGCTGCCGGATGCGCCTGTGGCTGCGCCGGATGTGCCTGCGGTGCCTGCTCCGAAAAAACCGCAGGTTAAGGGTTTTTCGCGCTTGAAGCCGTTGGTTTTGGCGAGTTTGGGCTGTACCTTTGCTGTGATGCAAACGCGCTCTCTGGGGGTGATGCAGCCGTGGGAACTGTCAATGCTCGATCGACTCCTGAGCCAGCGGCAAGCTGAACCGATTGACAAGCGGTTGTTGGTTGTGGAAGTGACAGACAAGGATGTTGAGAAGTACGGCTATCCTCAAAACGATGCTACTTTAGCAGGGGCAATGGAAAAATTGCAGCAGTTTCAACCTTTAGTAATTGGTTTGAATATGCACCGCTCGGCGAGCCGAGAGTCGGGAAGGCAAAAATTAATTTCTATGTTTCAGAACAATCCGAATAATATTACTATATGCAGCTACGGCGATACCAAAATATACGATGCACCACCGGAATTGTCTCAAGGTAAATTGATAAATCAACTGAGTTTTAGCAATTTACCAAACGATGAAGCGCGCCACGAAAAAGGTAGCAGCATTCGCCGTCAACCTCTGTCTTATAACTGGAATTTTCCTAATTTAACTGAAAATTGTCAGGCTCCCAACAGCTTCAGCTTGCTGTTAGCTTTGCGGTTTTTGGAGAGTCGAGGGATTGCACCAGAGACAACTCAGAATCAAGAGTTGCGAATTGGTGGCGTTACTTTCCCAAAATTGGCGGCTCGTACAGCAGGTTATCAAAATTTAAATTCGCCAGTCAGTCAAGTCTTGCTCAACTACCGCGCTAATCGCAAACCAGCTTTGAAAGTGACGCTTCAAGAAGTTTTATCTGGCCAAATAAGCTCTGATTTAGTCAAAGGTAAAATTGTGTTGATCGGCCACACTTCCCAAGCTTCTAGCGATGAGTCGGATACTCTTTTCGGTAAAATGCCGCGGGTGTGGATTCATGCTCATATGGTGAGTCAAATTCTCAGCGCTGCGATTGATAAAAGGCCGCTGTTGTGGGTTTTGCCTCAATCGCAAGGGATACAGTGGGGAGATGCTATTTTTGTGTGGTTGGTGGCTGTTACTGGCGGGTTGTTGGTGGGGCGCGGGCGATCGCTCTCGGTGTTGGCGATCGCTCTTGGTGCTATGATTTTTTTGCTGTATCAAGGTGCGATCGTGATTCTGGCTTTCGGAGGCTGGATGCCTTTACTTCCTTCAATTTTCGCTGTGGTTTCTACGGGTGGTATGTTGTTTGCGTACGATCGATCTCGCTTTGAGGGCTGA
- a CDS encoding DUF1822 family protein — protein MNNTPIDFVWTIPIAPAAHHSAQTLSQQQSDSKKAKQVYLNALAVHAVDFYFQCMEIETDLAASDIWNPVVQKFMDVADLDVKNIGKFECRWMREGEDFVSIPTEVRSDRIGYIAVEIAQSLLDAKLLGFVPTADREQIPVTELKSIDQLLDYLDGLKPVNLSQWLQNVFDTGWQTAQTLFESKPELQFAFRSPQVLASHASISKTLPVKRGKLLNLERGKEQVALFVGLMTTDEPDIDISIEVYPTNGQTNLPSDLQLMVIDGGGETVMQAKANKTEKLIFELKAEPGENFSIKLALDDFSITEKFAI, from the coding sequence ATGAATAATACACCAATTGATTTTGTTTGGACAATTCCGATCGCCCCAGCAGCACACCACAGCGCTCAAACCCTTTCCCAGCAACAAAGTGACTCGAAAAAAGCTAAACAGGTTTATCTGAATGCTTTGGCAGTGCACGCAGTCGATTTTTACTTTCAGTGCATGGAAATAGAGACTGATTTGGCCGCTAGCGATATTTGGAATCCTGTAGTTCAGAAATTTATGGATGTCGCGGATTTGGATGTCAAAAATATTGGCAAATTTGAGTGCCGCTGGATGCGCGAGGGTGAAGATTTTGTCTCGATTCCGACAGAAGTGCGATCGGACAGAATTGGTTACATCGCCGTAGAGATAGCTCAATCGCTCCTTGACGCGAAGTTGCTGGGATTTGTGCCAACAGCCGATCGAGAACAAATTCCAGTGACCGAGTTAAAATCGATCGACCAACTGCTAGACTATTTAGACGGACTCAAACCTGTAAATCTCAGTCAGTGGTTGCAAAATGTTTTTGATACCGGTTGGCAGACAGCACAAACGCTGTTCGAGTCAAAACCCGAATTGCAATTCGCTTTCCGCAGTCCTCAAGTTTTAGCAAGCCATGCTTCTATCAGTAAAACTCTGCCAGTCAAGCGAGGCAAATTGCTTAACTTAGAGCGGGGAAAAGAGCAAGTAGCTTTATTTGTGGGATTGATGACAACAGACGAACCGGATATCGATATTTCGATAGAGGTTTATCCCACAAACGGTCAAACCAATCTGCCCAGCGATTTGCAGTTGATGGTGATCGATGGTGGAGGCGAAACCGTGATGCAAGCTAAAGCAAATAAAACCGAAAAGTTGATATTTGAATTGAAGGCAGAACCGGGAGAAAATTTTAGTATCAAGTTGGCTTTAGACGATTTCAGCATTACTGAAAAGTTTGCCATTTAA